The Acidimicrobiales bacterium DNA segment GGTTCAGCAGGAACGTCAGTCCGCCTGCACCGGCGTCGTCGGCGTAGTCGAGGTAGTACCTGCGCCCGCTGTTCGCCTCGATCCCCGTCTCGCTCTGCACCTGCGCTCCCCTGCCGATGTCCCCTCCCGTCCACCGTAACCACCGCTCGGGGGCGCCGGCCAGGCTGCCAAGATGCCGGCGTGCGGGTCGTGCGCTTCGACGACGAGGTGGCGGTGCCGATATCCGAGTTCGGCTCCCGGTTCCGGATCGGGCCCCTGACCGGGAACGACACCAGAGGCGGCGTCCAGGTGATGCACCTTCCCCCCGGGGGCCTGATCGGCCGGCACGTCACGCCCGTGCGCCAGCTGCTGGGGATCGTGAGCGGAAGCGGCTGGGCCGAGGGGGACGACGGGGTCCGGCGCGAGCTGGGGTCCGGGTACGGCGTGGTGTGGGAGCCGGGCGAGGAGCACGCCGCCGGGACCGACACCGGGTTCACCGCCGTGTGCGTGCAGGGACGCTTCGAGGTCCGGGCCATCTCGGTCACCCGGGACATCGTGGTCGCCGACTACGACCCCACGTGGCCGGCGTGGTTCGAGACCGTTCACGCGTCGGTCTGGCCCGCCGTCGAGGATGTGGCGCTCCGGATCGACCACGTCGGATCGACGTCGGTGCCCGGACTGGCCGCCAAGCCGATCATCGACATGGACATCGTGGTGTCGGAGGAGGCGCAGGTCCGGCCGGTCATCGACCGCCTGCGGGCCCTGGGCTACCGCTGGTTGGGGGACCTGGGGGTCGTCGGTCGCCAGGCCTTCCACCTCGACGGCCCCCGGGAGCTGCCCGCGCACAACCTGTACGTGGTGGTCGAGGACAACAGGGCCCACCTCGACCACTGGCTACTCCGCGACGCCCTGCGCGACGACGCCGCCGCCCGGGAGGACTACGCCGAGCTCAAGCGGCAGAACGCCGAGCTGGCGGGCGGGGACATCGACGTGTACGTGGCCCGGAAGGCGGCGTTCGTGGCCGAGTTGCTCACGCGGGCCCGCCGCCAGCGGGGACTGCCGGCGGCGGAGTACTGGGTCCCGTGAGCCGGGCGCGCGCCATCTGGCAGTTCGGCGAGCGCGTCCACGCCATCATCTACTACGCCCCGGAGCGGCGGGAGGCCACCGACGCCCTCGGTCTCAAGGGCAGGTGGATGAGCTACTTCGGGTTCCGGGCCGCACCTCTCGGCGCCGTGACGGCGTCGGTCGTGACCGCCCTCTTCTACAACTTCCACCCGCGCATGGTCGCTCGGGCCGTTCCCGACGCGTGGGCCTACGCCCCACCGGCCGCCCTCCTCGACGCCCGTCTCACCTCCATGGACGCCGCCATCCGGCGCGCCCTGGGGGACGACGTCGTCGCCTCGCCTGCGGTTGCCCGGGCCGCTTCGCTGGCCGCCGCTGCTGTCGCCGGTTGCGACATGGCCGGCCGGCCGATGGGCGCCGCCAACCAGGCCCTGCCCCAGCCGGACGAGCCCCACCTGCGCCTGTGGCAGGCGCTCACCGCCGTGCGCGAGCACCGCGGCGACGGGCACGTCAACCGTCTCGTCGCCGCTGGGGTCACACCCGCGGAGGCGCTGGTCCTCCAGGCCGCCAGCGGGCGTTCGCCCGAGGACGGGCTGCGCGCCAACCGGGGCTGGTCGGACGAGGAGTGGTCGGAGGCGGCGTCGCGTCTGCGCGACCGCGGCCTCATCGACGACGGGATGCGCCTCACCGCCGCCGGCGTCGCCCTGCGCCAGGACATCGAGGACGGCACCGAGCGCCTGGCTGCGCCCGTCCCCGCGGCCATCGGCGACGACGGGGCCGACGAGCTCGCCGCCCTCCTCCGGCCCGTGGCCGAGGCGGTCATGGCCGGCGGGGCGGTGCCGGCCCACAACAACATGGGAGTGCCCTGGCCCCCTCCGTAATCCGGAGCCGGTCGTCCTAACGCCGGTCACACTGAGCCGGTGAGAGTCCAGGTGGCGGTCCGGCCGTGGCGTGACTCCGACATGGCGGCCGCCCTCGCGGTCCTCCGGGCCACCCACGAGCAGGACGCCTATCCCGTGCTGTGGCCCGACGAGCCGTCGGAGTTCGCGGCCCCGCCCGACGTCCTGGAGGCGTGGGCGGCGGTAGGACCCGACGACAACTTCGTCGGTCATGTCTGCACCCGGCCCCCGCACGGGCCGCCGCTCGCGGTCTGGGAGACGGGGACGGGACGCCGGGCCGAGGACCTGGGGGTCGTGTCCCGCCTGTACGTGGCCCCGGCGGCGCGCCGCCTCGGCGTGGCCCGGCTTCTGCTCGCGACCGCCGTCGACGCCATCCGCCGGCGCGGCGGGCTGCCGGTCCTCGACGTCCTCACCCGGTACCAGCCGGCCGTGGCCCTGTACGAGACATCGGGTTGGAGCCACCTCGGGAGCTTCGTCTGGCCCATGCCCGACGGCAGCGAGGAGCCG contains these protein-coding regions:
- a CDS encoding GrpB family protein; its protein translation is MRVVRFDDEVAVPISEFGSRFRIGPLTGNDTRGGVQVMHLPPGGLIGRHVTPVRQLLGIVSGSGWAEGDDGVRRELGSGYGVVWEPGEEHAAGTDTGFTAVCVQGRFEVRAISVTRDIVVADYDPTWPAWFETVHASVWPAVEDVALRIDHVGSTSVPGLAAKPIIDMDIVVSEEAQVRPVIDRLRALGYRWLGDLGVVGRQAFHLDGPRELPAHNLYVVVEDNRAHLDHWLLRDALRDDAAAREDYAELKRQNAELAGGDIDVYVARKAAFVAELLTRARRQRGLPAAEYWVP
- a CDS encoding GNAT family N-acetyltransferase yields the protein MRVQVAVRPWRDSDMAAALAVLRATHEQDAYPVLWPDEPSEFAAPPDVLEAWAAVGPDDNFVGHVCTRPPHGPPLAVWETGTGRRAEDLGVVSRLYVAPAARRLGVARLLLATAVDAIRRRGGLPVLDVLTRYQPAVALYETSGWSHLGSFVWPMPDGSEEPSYAYALLDGGAVWASRHLHRGPDEDIGGLTKNTHRTPP